From Armatimonadota bacterium, the proteins below share one genomic window:
- the pulA gene encoding type I pullulanase: protein MKSVVCSLACAIVAAPFAQGAAVAAEPWSGPAFLDKFDEITVWIPQAAKVGDVAGRIRVRVAGKEAAVKEVVGAQKAGTGRDPNKVVVVGTIQAALGGTEWDPTGATGGMFHSSDNVFELVVKLRAGHYEYKVARGGSWDENYGAGFADHGANIPIDVPSERIVRFVVDFEHRTIRDSINNPAEVAAPDSLPVLINVPASAQEAAYESFHVILADPLKPQDVAETMTVQVGDDPVRPVFAREVLSNPIFDYRGTDLGSRWSAACTTFKVWSPVSKRADLLLFGSAKSPTARTIAMKRSPACVWYATVRGDLHGAYYQYSFESRGGERIAADINGYAASPDAKRSIVVDLSRTNPPGWPGKRPFAGRKATDAVVYEVHVRDYTIDPQSGVKPEWRGKYLGMVEKGSRIPGTAFPTGLDYLKGLGVTHVQILPMQDFNPAHSEMYGWGYETTLFNVPEEQYAVRREDPLAAIREAKSMFIGFHRAGLGAIMDVVYNHTVPSEGDQSAFWQTVPYYYFRTNDRGDVLNESGVGNAMNDDHPMVRKFVRDSLVYWAREYRVDGFRFDLLGMFTPETVRDLAKAIRAVNPDAVITGEPWTGGGPTRFGKGAQRGTPVAVFNDNFRGTVRGELDGPAPGFAMGGPVNRRSLENAVTGAIDDFADAPAESLNYVSAHDNMTFRDKVALSMPDADAGTRESAVRLAYAAVLLSQGIPFLEGGVEIGRTKRMSNNSYNGGDALNRYDWSRAPEYAEMHDYLRGLIALRRAHPAFRLWSKTQVKTALTFLPVETTPPGTVAFRLDGSKVGDPWKEILVVLHGSRQRDDIELPSGQWSVALGGSGAGSGQPGSVQGKLKLEPLTAYVLQR from the coding sequence ATGAAATCCGTTGTTTGCTCGCTTGCCTGTGCCATCGTGGCGGCGCCTTTCGCGCAGGGCGCCGCAGTTGCGGCGGAACCGTGGTCCGGTCCGGCGTTCCTGGACAAGTTCGATGAGATCACCGTCTGGATTCCGCAGGCCGCGAAGGTTGGGGACGTTGCCGGTCGCATCCGGGTGCGCGTCGCCGGCAAGGAGGCCGCGGTCAAGGAAGTCGTCGGCGCGCAGAAGGCCGGCACGGGGCGCGATCCCAACAAGGTTGTGGTGGTGGGGACAATCCAGGCGGCGCTCGGCGGCACGGAATGGGATCCGACCGGCGCCACCGGAGGCATGTTCCACTCGAGCGACAACGTCTTCGAACTGGTAGTGAAACTTCGCGCGGGTCACTACGAGTACAAGGTCGCCCGCGGGGGGAGTTGGGACGAGAATTACGGGGCCGGCTTTGCGGACCACGGCGCCAACATCCCGATCGATGTGCCTTCGGAGCGCATTGTCCGGTTTGTCGTAGATTTTGAGCACAGGACGATCCGGGATTCCATTAACAACCCGGCGGAGGTGGCTGCTCCGGATTCGCTGCCCGTCCTGATCAATGTGCCCGCTTCCGCGCAGGAGGCGGCCTACGAGTCATTCCATGTGATTCTTGCCGATCCGCTCAAACCGCAGGACGTGGCTGAGACGATGACTGTGCAGGTTGGTGACGATCCGGTGCGGCCGGTTTTCGCGCGCGAGGTCCTGTCCAACCCAATTTTCGACTATCGAGGCACGGATCTGGGCTCGCGGTGGTCGGCGGCCTGTACCACATTCAAGGTCTGGAGCCCCGTTTCGAAGCGCGCCGACCTGCTGCTGTTCGGCTCGGCGAAATCGCCGACTGCCAGGACCATCGCGATGAAGCGCTCTCCCGCGTGCGTGTGGTACGCCACAGTGCGCGGGGACCTTCACGGCGCGTATTACCAGTACAGTTTCGAGTCGCGCGGTGGCGAGCGAATCGCAGCGGACATCAACGGCTACGCGGCCAGTCCCGACGCGAAACGGTCCATTGTCGTAGATCTTTCCCGGACGAATCCCCCGGGGTGGCCCGGGAAGCGGCCATTTGCCGGCCGGAAGGCAACGGACGCCGTTGTGTACGAAGTGCACGTCCGCGACTACACGATTGATCCCCAAAGCGGTGTCAAGCCGGAGTGGCGCGGCAAATACCTTGGTATGGTTGAGAAGGGGTCCCGAATTCCCGGCACGGCTTTCCCGACGGGCCTCGATTACCTGAAGGGCCTCGGCGTTACCCACGTCCAGATTCTACCCATGCAGGATTTCAACCCGGCGCATTCCGAAATGTACGGCTGGGGTTACGAGACGACGCTCTTCAACGTTCCGGAAGAGCAATACGCCGTCCGTCGCGAGGATCCGCTGGCCGCCATCCGCGAAGCCAAGAGCATGTTCATCGGCTTCCACCGCGCCGGCCTCGGGGCGATCATGGACGTGGTGTACAACCACACAGTTCCCAGCGAGGGCGACCAGTCGGCGTTTTGGCAGACTGTGCCGTATTACTACTTCCGGACCAATGACCGTGGTGACGTGCTGAACGAGTCCGGCGTGGGCAACGCGATGAACGACGACCACCCGATGGTCCGCAAGTTCGTGCGCGACAGCCTGGTCTATTGGGCGCGCGAGTACCGCGTGGACGGATTTCGCTTCGATCTGCTGGGGATGTTCACGCCGGAAACCGTTCGCGATCTTGCGAAAGCGATCCGCGCGGTGAACCCCGATGCCGTTATCACGGGCGAGCCGTGGACCGGAGGCGGCCCGACGCGCTTCGGGAAGGGCGCTCAGCGTGGCACGCCGGTCGCGGTGTTCAACGACAATTTCCGTGGGACGGTACGCGGCGAACTGGATGGTCCGGCGCCGGGCTTCGCGATGGGCGGGCCTGTGAATCGGCGGTCGCTGGAGAACGCCGTGACCGGCGCGATCGACGATTTCGCCGATGCCCCGGCGGAGTCGCTGAACTATGTTTCGGCGCACGATAATATGACTTTCCGCGACAAGGTGGCGCTCAGTATGCCCGATGCGGACGCCGGGACGAGGGAGTCCGCTGTTCGGCTGGCGTACGCGGCGGTGCTTTTGTCGCAGGGCATTCCCTTCCTTGAAGGCGGGGTTGAAATCGGGCGCACCAAGCGGATGAGCAACAACTCCTACAACGGCGGCGACGCGTTGAACCGGTACGATTGGTCGCGCGCCCCCGAGTACGCGGAGATGCACGACTACTTGCGCGGGCTCATCGCCCTGCGGCGCGCCCATCCCGCCTTTCGCCTGTGGAGCAAGACGCAGGTGAAGACTGCCCTCACGTTCCTGCCGGTCGAGACTACGCCGCCCGGGACCGTCGCGTTCCGCCTGGACGGCTCAAAGGTGGGCGACCCGTGGAAGGAAATCCTGGTGGTGCTCCACGGCAGCCGGCAGAGGGATGACATCGAACTGCCCAGCGGGCAATGGTCGGTCGCCTTGGGTGGAAGCGGAGCCGGCTCCGGCCAACCGGGGTCGGTGCAGGGCAAGCTGAAGCTGGAACCGCTGACGGCGTATGTGCTGCAACGGTAG